The Microbacterium limosum sequence ACCAGGCCGTCATGGCGCACGCCGACTGGGTCATCGATCTCGGCCCGGGCGCAGGACACGACGGCGGACGCGTCGTGTTCGAGGGCCCCCCGGCGGAGTTGATCGAGGCCGACACGCTCACCGGCCGACACCTGCGGGACTACGTCGGCGCCGATCGGTGACGGTGGTGCGGGGGATGCGCCGTCGTCGGATCAGCGGCCGGTGTCGAACAGGTGCCGGCCGCCGTGTTCCAGGACCTTGACCATGATCCCCCGCGCGCGCAGGTCTGCGACGGCCCGTGACTCTTCGTCGATGTCCCGCCCCAGAGCGTGGACGTTGGCGACGACGAGGACGTCGCCGCGGACGAGGGTCGCGAAGAAGCGGTCGAGGCGAGCGGACCACTCCTCGAGGATCTCGGGGGAGGGGTGGCGGAAGCCTTCGATGGGAACGCCGAAGCGGGTCAGCTCGTCGCGCTGTT is a genomic window containing:
- a CDS encoding dehydrogenase, whose protein sequence is MIDEASIAGAPHRHAAAPTADTAPLTLPHAAAECPKCFVELQRDRHWWRARPAGARLVGLVVSRPGMPSVVQQRDELTRFGVPIEGFRHPSPEILEEWSARLDRFFATLVRGDVLVVANVHALGRDIDEESRAVADLRARGIMVKVLEHGGRHLFDTGR